ATCATACAAGTAATCGAATGCATACTCAGACATACAGAATCATACAAGTAATTGAATGCATACTCAGACATCTTCTCCAGCGTGATTTAGTCCATTCATGTATACAATAAAAAGATGTGCTTATGATAAGCTGGGTGTACCCAGTGGACAAGGCTCCccccactgtggggtctggagagggtcataatgtatgcagccttaaccccgctttgcgaagaggctgtttcccgattCAAACCtgcgaccactaggtcacaaaggagcaaccttaccgttgcgccaaggTCCGCCCTCTAATGTGCTTACAATAAGCTGATTAACTAAAAATtgtatatttaaaaaatggggaaaagaacGTTACCCGGTCACATGACCCGCGTGgctcctgcacctagacacagaaGCGCGCGAAAGTACCGCGGTTCTCCCATGGAAAGGCGAAAATCCTGCCCAGGTTGATGCTTGCACGcacactcccattggccagcATGCGcgtgcaggctctagaggcccaggcagCGATCTCTTTCCCTTAAAAAACATTTAGAAACAAAAGCATATGGAAAATAAATGGTCTTGGCTAAATAAATTTACATTTCAAAAGGTCAAAGTTTCAGATTGACCTTCCTGAAATATTTCTCAGATTTGTCCAAGTGtatgaattttttgttttatttaacaCAATACATCATAGATTAACTAACACACACCAATGAATGTTTATGATTCtatcaaacaaaaataagataacaCGTGTCTGACTTGACAATAATAGCCCAATTTTAGAAAATGTAGTCTCCGTGTCTAGCAGCtcagaaaggagaaaaaatgcATGTGACATTTCAAACAAGTTAAAGAAGAAAGTAGGTTCATCGACATACTTGTTAGGAATGTTCTTTATCATAAGAGTCGTTCGGGTGTCTTCCCCATGCACAATTCGGTCAATATCAAGTTCATACTGTTTCTTGTTGTCCATCTGATTGGGTCCACTTTCACTCCTACGGCTCCGAATCCGCTCATTAGGAGCATCAAATGATCTTGGCATGGGAACCATAGGGTTTCTGCTAGGAAACATGTGGCGTCGCTGCTGAGGTGAGTGCATTCCAACACTAGTTGAGGAAATTGATGGGTCTATGCAGTTACCACCAACATGAAAGACGTTATGAGAAGCATGTTCCAAAGGATGCAAGTTAGAACTACCAGAAAACCCCATACTCCCAAGAGAACCGGGATGGAAACTGGAACCATCAGGAGACTCTCCTGCATAGGTATGCCGCCTTTCCCAAATGGAGGGATTGACAGCTGGTGCTGATCCcacatggtggtggtggtgtatgGGAAGAACCGTGTTCAGGATATGAGAAGGAGCTCTTGCAACTCCATGCAGCTGTGCTGGGGGACGAGAATGAACACCATTGACAAATGAAGGTGAGTTTGGCCACATCATGGGTGCTGGAGGAGGGTGATATGAGTTGGAATTACTCCACATATAATGATGTCCGTGAAGTGGGCAGCTCCCATTTCCAGCAGAACCAAACACTGTCAAAGAGAGGATATACCAGTTACAATGCAAACATAGAGGAAACTAAAACTACATATGGTAAGACCTTGGCAAGCATCTTTATTTGTAAATCTGAAAGGAAAACCCAACCAATAAAGAGATGAACCTCTCAATTTTGTCCAAACAAATGATGACTTGGTTGAATCTGGAAATATTAAGCATATGAGAAACATATGACCAGCTGAATATAAATATGATGTTCCAGGTTAAATACAAAGGCATCAACTAACAAAGTGGAGGAGTGACGAGCCTTTTTGCCTCCTCATTATagaatataaaattaaaatttaaccattttaagagGTAAGGTTACTACAAGAAGAACATGACAGAACAGAGAAAATACCGAGGGAAATGAAGATGACCCATCAAATATACCTCAACAGCAAATCTACCAAATAAAATGATCCTTGTAATGTCTCAGTTGCTAATATGGTAATCCAATTATAAGGAGGACAAACTAAATAATAAATCACTACTGTTTGAACATGCATAATGCtgtattttcatttcattttgtaCAATTATGCCTAAAGCATATTGGTTCAGTTAGTAAATTTCCCAGTTTCTACTTCACTTGGACCTCAGAATTCCTTTCTAATGCATCTTCCTGTTCTCCGTCATTATATGCTTATATGCATTCATCAATGAATAAAATGGCAGGAAACCGGTGTCATTAAAGAAGACTAAACTAAATAATTAATTGACACATACCACCTTCATTAAGTTCAACTGATTGCCCATTTGAGCCTACTCTGTGGAGGTGTCTGTTATCAATTACTTCTGGTCTGGGATTGATATTTGCTGCCATGGTGCCAGGAGAATTGTAGGGCATGCCACTAGCTAACCCATCAGGATAATCTGGAAGTGAATGAGGATGAAAAGATGGCATGCCTTGGAAACCAAACTTCATATGCCCAAATGAATGATTGGGCTCAACCAGCCCAGATTGATTACCAACTGATGCAACTCTCACTGGGGATGGTATGCTATTTGGTACACTTGAAGAGAttccatggaggaaagcattctcAATGAATGGACTCATAGGTGGTCGGATTGTAGAGTTTACACCCTGGCTAGCTCCATTTTCTATGCAAGTAGATGCAATTGCTCCATGTGACACTGGTCCTGTAAAAGATGCAGCATGAGAcagaataaacaaaaaaaaaattatactatAAATTAGAGCTGTTATCAGGCAAGAATAATACCAAAACAATCTGATGGTGAATCAGTAGGAGGGCTACCCTGTTGGTGACATACAATCGATTCTTCTTGCTCCAGCTCTGGAGAAAATTGCTGCATCAAACTGCAGAGAAGAATATTCCAGTTAAAAAATTTATACTTGCAGTGGATAAAAAGTTGGACAAAAAGTTGATGAAAAATAgtcttgaaaagaaaaaaacggtagtgaaataaaaaatagcaaACTATATgggttgaaattgaaatagattCTGTCTATTAGAATGAGCATAAAGTTCTGGTGCCACCCCTCCACCCACAGTGCTGAGCAAGGTTTGTCTCTCAAACTTGCATCCCAATCAGCGGGTTGAAtacaaaaaggaaaatggaagTTAATTTGCTTGGGCAATACCACCGTCTTGCCCCACCAGGGCGGCTTGGCTCAAGCTTGATACGCTTCCCTGCAATATCACTCCTGTTCAATGCACGAAGTGCAGCTTCTGCAGCCCTAACATCATAGAACTCTATAAATCTGTGGTGGCACTTATGTGGAGTTTCACGGATCTGCATACCAGGAATACGAACTAGCTGAGCTAGTGATCTTCTATACtttaggaaaaaataaaaaacaaaaacaagtatAAATATTGAAGAACCATCTTACCTCCTTAATTTCTCCATAAACACCAAAAATCTGGCGGAGATCAtcatttgaaacagaagaatcTAAGTTGAACACCACCAGCGTACCCTGGTTAATATCTTTCTCAGATGGGTTATCCTGACAACAAATAATTAATAGTCAATATTTCATGTGAAAGCATGCAGATCGTAAGTGTAAACAGAAGATCCTATGCACCTTATATGAAGAATTATGTGATCCCAAGTTAAGCTGCTGCCAAAACCAACAGTAcataaatattcttttttctttccaaagGACTTTCTGGATTACATAGCAGATTAGCAGCTAGTACAAAATGAAATATCCACACATGCATGAGAAAGGGAAGTACAGCACAGGAGCCTACCTTTGGAATTGAGAAGTGTATGTCAAGTTTTCTGCGTCTCAGTGGCTTGTTTTGAAGTGCTCTCATTGCATTTCGTGCTGCTCTTATATCATAATAAGAAATCATAACAAAACCACGATGCTTACAGGCTGTATAAAGAGTACGGATGTCTCCATATTGCTGCACAACCAAAACAATAAGTTGTCTGCCAATTGAGAAACCTCAAAATTTGGTGAACAAATGGTCAAGATATTTATATCATGGTAAGGCATAAAAGTAAGTACCTCAAATAGAGCCTTTAACTCAGAATCTTCAACATTACTATTGATATTTCTCACAAAGAGTGTTCTTGACGGATGTTCTCCATATGGGTGTTCCCCAGCAACAGAACTATTAGATCCTCCCAGCTGACCGTTCAAAATTCCCCCAGAAAAATCAGAGTTCCTTTGGGCCCCAGAGGAACCATCATCTCCCTCAAGTTCcataccaccaccactactgaACAGATCAAAATCTTCTATGTCATCCCCACTGTTGGGTTGAGCAATATACTCGATCTCATCAATAACCCCAGAAAGCAAATCTTCATCATCAGGAAGGAGGTTGCCAATGGTTTGGGCCTCAATTTCTTCGAGGGATTCAAATGGCTCCTCTTGCTCATAGTGGGAGGCAATGGAACCAACAGAATGTCCAAATAGAACATCATTTGATGGCAATCGCACTACACCATTGAGCAAAAATGGCACAAAGTCAATGATTAAATCAACGACGAATAAATCATGCAAATAAATTCAGAAGCTCAAGCAAACAAACTAGACAGAGAAAAAATATTGTGATTCCAGAAATCTATGCACCGACTGTAATTGCAAACATATAATAATTCAGAAAGACATGCCAACAACAGTAAGTATACATAGGCTGTGATTAAGCatcaatttaaaaaagaaaaacttacaCTTCCCATTAAATATTTCTGATAGGGAACTCGAGAAGAGACTGTTTTCATATTGAGCCCCATTCAGATCAATCTTGTTCCCTTCCACAAGATAAGATGCTGGCTGCACATACAAATTAGGCCTGGCTCCTGCATCCTGGTCCATAGATCCCCATGAAGTCAAAGACAGATTGGCAGTTCTCTCTGCTCCTACAACCGGCCGCTCTAAGCTAAGCTTCAGCTTCTGGTCTCTACGTAGATAATTCTGAGGAAGTTCCAAGCATTCAATTGATCGAGCTCCCACCGGCACAAGTTTTTCCAGTGGTGACGAACCAACTGATTTGATGCCTGATGTCCGCGATATTCCAGGGATTCCCACTCCTGGAGAAAGGTAATCCCACAGAGTCATAAgataattaaaaaggaaggaggaggaaatgaGAACTTATATTCAAAAGGTAAATGCCAATTGAGGATAATTAACTACATGTTCCTAATTCCAGCTCAGCTTTTGGGAAATCACTAAATCCAAACATTTTCAGGAAAGAATCAGTAGAGATTATATCAAACTGGCAATTAGAAGATCAATCAGCAATAAGATTGTTGATttttgcaataaaataaattttttaccATGTCAGGGGAACCTCTGATACCACATCAGTGTTTTAcgtgtccccccccccctcccccctcccaaaggaaaaaaagaagagtaaaaagaaagagaagaaaacaaccACCGTAAAGGTATCATTCCAATAAAGCAAGCAACAAGATATATCACTATATCAGCCTTCAGAAGATGTTCAGTTTCCTATGAAAGGATGCCACAGTAAGACCAAATTTGCATTGCCAATTGAAAATATTTCCCTAGATCATGGCCTCATTATTGCACTGTTCTTTTCGTTGCTCTATCATTTTTCTCACAAAGCAATCTCTCTGACAAAGACTTATCAAAACCCAGTCAACAGCCAAATTCATAGTAAAAAGGTACTTCCAAACGGCAAGAAAATTCATTATGAGATCCTCTAGGTAAGAGAGAATCCATATAAACACATTTGGCTAAGGAGAAATTTCTTTACTAATTGAATTCACCAATTCAAAACATATCATAAATTCCACGAGAATTATGCCTTTTGTATCGCATGTAAGCCATaaccatgataaaaaataaataaaggcgTAACCATTTTAATGGGGGAccggaaaggagaaaagagaagcttggaagaaatcagagttgcagggggaaagagaagaaaccatgaagaagggggaaggagTGCACATGCACACAGCCTTAGgcctcaattcattcttcattaattccaaaTTTCATCCTAATACAAGctatttaaaagaaagaaatcccACTAACAAAGGAAACCTATCAAACTTGGAAACAAACCTTAACAAGGAAAcaatctcctaagattcctaaCCAACTCTAACACTTGCAAATGTATCCCACTTTCTAAAATTGACTGAATAAAATATTACCCACCTAAATAAAAGATTGCATCTACCccaaaataaatcctaaatacCCTAAAACCATGGACCTGGTTTGTCTTCATATGGGTAtgcaactgggtttgggtcagtccaaggtagtgcaccaattgggtcggcccggtccaagattCTCCTGCATCAAGGCGTACCCAATCCTAATTACGTCAGTTTTAAAAGTTTAATTATGGTGAATttctttttgtaaccaaacacagcctaaaaaGATCACGTTTTAATTAAAGTAGCGGAAGGAGTTATAACCCCTAAGAAACAAAGCTTTTAGAAAGATTCTTTTAAAATAGAAAGATCCATGCTTTGACAAGATAGCATGTTGTGAAAGCTATAAAATACATATGAAAAACAAAGGCAACCTACGCAAGTTCCATAAAAAATAACTACACGTGAAATACGGATCATTTGTGGGCAAAAGAAGTTTGATTTTCAAATGTACAAGTAATTACTGTATATGAATGtcccaaaaagggaaaaaaaaaaaaagggaaaagggaaacAAGACGAACATTTCAGAAGCCACTTGATGCATGCAGATTTCATCTTGAATCAGCCAGGATTCAAAACAAAACTAGTACACATGGAATTTTTTTACAGAAGTTAGTTATCAGAGATTAAATTACTATTTGAAGAAGACCTGTCCCCTAATAAAGCAATTGCTCAAACAGCACAGGATTTTCAATTACCAAGGATTCCACATAAAGGATTGCTTTCATGGCCCCAAACAACAGAAACATTGCTCTGTAAAGAGAATAACTCACCATGCTGATCAGGCATGCTTTCGGGCTTCCAAAATCCAACTTGTCTCTGTCATTGAAGCAAAGACAGAAGGAAAACTATATGAAGCCAGAGCAGGGAAGCCATACTAAAATatagaacattatcaatttgctgaaggaaaaaaaaaaatgtagaattttaactcaaacaatgccTTCAAACGACCCATACCTCAGCAGGAAATCGCATTTCCTCATAAAAGAAAGATGACGGTGACAAACCCCGTTGATCCATTATTTCTGATGGCATTGTGCAAGTTGGGAACCAAAAAACCTCAGAACAGACTAATATTCAGAGCTTGGCATCTCTACAGCTGCCCCCGCACAGCTTGTGAAGTCGAACAGATAATCCAAGACCACCTTCTTCAGGCGTCCTTTAAAAATCCTAAATCTGGATGACACTAAGACCAAAGACACAAGAGGATTCAGAACTTCAAATACGAAAACTGATATCAGTCTGATCAACATGAAGAAAACCATGAAAACCAATTAAGTTGTACCAGTGAAGGATCACCGGAACAAATGCAGAGAAGGATGGTCAAATATATGCTATTATGACATCGGGCCAAAAGAATGCGTACTTCGATTAAGGAAATCAAAAGTAATTTTTTGAGCGCAAATATACGTTCACAAGAAAGAATCACTCCATACCACGAAGTAATAGATCAACAACAGAACAATTTAATGAGATCAAGAAATTACATGTTTCCTAAATCATAATTCTTCCTCCAGGAACTAGAATTCCGAGCGCATGATGGCTCCAACAACCAAATTTCAATATAGTTCAATAATATAAATCGAAAAGCTTAAGAGATCACAAATCGGCAACAATTAAAAACGGCgaaggaatgaaaaaaaatggcAAGAATAAAGTCCAGCAAAGATCGGCGGGAGATCATACATTAGAGAGAACCTAAAATTCATGCAATAGATCGCATCATGACCTCAAAACCTGTCATAAGTACCGATAAAGATGCCACCTTTGGACCGAAGCATACTCGATCACACAATCAAGAGACTAGCCGATCACAGAAAGACCGAAAATAAGCATGAATTCAACACCAAATTTTGAAAcggtagaaaaaaaaaaagaagagaaagagagcgcAAAAAAGCAAACAAAGCAAACAATAAAAACTCACCACTTTAAGTATCGTCTCCTCTTCTAGCCGTCttcgctttctctctctctctctctatctatctatcaaACTCCTGTGTGCAGATGTTTTGCTATTTCAAAGGTGAAAactgaaagagagagaaagtgatagCATTTAAACCAAATGGATTACAGAGCtgagagaggaaggaagagagagagagacggacaTGGAATGGATTACGGCATAAGGCAAGGGGATTGAAGAAGGGATCTCGGCATCTGTGCCGTGCAAGGACCTCCAAAGCTATGATACCCTCCTTCCTTTTCCCTGCATTGCAAGTTAGAGAGCTAGAGAAAGAGAGTATGTGtgtattatattatttttggtttttcctaaatatttaaacaaaaaaaaaaacgagattTAATTCGTCCGGCTCTTTGCACCATCACCCAAACGTATCGTTTTTTCGGCGACTGATGATCAATTTTCCGGTAAAAATTCCGAGTTTCAAACCCTCGCCCGGCAAGTCcgagcgagagagaaagaaagagaaagaaagcgaGACAAAAACACGGGAGAATTGAGATTTGGTTGGCtttggaagagaaaagaaaaaacaagtgaaaaaaaaaattaggcgGAGTTGTGTGGATAAACGGCGGTGGAAGAACAACCCCACCTTCCTCCAAACATGAGCCGTCCAATTCGGAGAGTTAGATTGGTTTTATCACCGTTAACCGTTTTAACGGCGTCACAAACACCAGCTCTAAGAAGTTCTAACAGCGAAGCCGATGGTATCTATGTCCCGTTGAGTTGTACTAACAAGTTCTTTATGGATTAAACCGAGCTGTCGTAATTTCCTAATTTGATGATTGGCCCATGTGGTTGCGGGACCAATTTTGATCCAATATGACCGTCCGCATAAAACATTTTCCCGGTTCATATGGGAATTATAAAGTTACACCGGCGTTTCCCATTTTCCCCCATATTTTGTCTCATCCATTACCCTTTAATTATCTCCATCAAGTGTCCTGCCCGGCCTAGtttccagttcctctaataggggtggTGGACCTCATCCGGttagagtgtttgggcaggactagggtggtcattccagctcccttgttagaggaattggggaactggaggtgataaagattcTTTCCCCCCTCTTAAAAAAAAGTCCCCCGAATGTCAaaggattgggctcctctccttggagggcatcaCCGAATGAGGCATCCAATGATTGTGTTGTGCCGCACGCATTCTGATGGCTGACTGGACACATACcaagatgtgtgcgacacagcctGGCCATCAGATGCCTCATTGGACACTCATTGGGTGATGCCCTCCAAGAAGAGGAGCCGAAGATGCTTCATTGAGGTTGATCACAATTAGTTGAATCGtgatcgtctacggttccctaaTCGGTGCGatttcctagtgcctctcataagaggggtgtgggacccacccagAGCATCTGATCGAGCACTCTATCCAGCTAGAGTCCatcctcctcttgtgagaggcactagaaAACTGCACCGGTCAAAAAACCGCATGCAATAAAAATTCTAATTAGTTCACCTCAACAATTCCATTACCTCTTATACCCAAAGGATTTTACCCTCTTATCTCATTGCCCCACCCCAACGGAGATTGAGGAATCGTTTCACTTTACCCCTTGCTTTCACCATCTTTTGAtggtacccccccccccccccctctctctctctctctctctctctctctctttccccgcACCCCCTCCAGGTCCTTATCCTCTCCCGCACACCCCGCAGCACCCTTTCCCCCGCCACCTGTTGTGCCTTGCCCCCTACCCCTGCTTATAAATCCAAATTAACTATTCTTCAGCGCCAACCTTCCAATTAACAGAGAGAGGTAGACAGTCACAGGAACGAACAAACCTTGTGATTGGTGGAAAGAGGGATAGACTTTCCACCGCGGGTAAGGAGTAAGGACAGCGTGAGAATCGTCGTAGTTGGTGACGGGGATGGTATTGGTAGTAAACTCCAGAGCGTGAGAGGAgctggagagaaagaaggaaacgtAGGTTCAGAGGAATCATGATTTTACAAGAATGACCTCCTCACTTCAACTCAACCAAGGTATTTATGAGGATAAAAAAGTCATAGTGAAATGAACTGTTTCACTTGGCATAGTGATACGAATGATTACCCTTTACATTTTTTTCTAATAATTATtgggttcggtttgattttatatatatatatatattttcaatcCATCATGGTCTGTTTCGGTTTGTACTGATTTTGTAAAAGGCCGGACCGAAATTGACCTGATAAGAGTTTGTTTTGGCTTAAATTTGACACTCCTACACCCATCTTGTAATTTTCGCAAGGGAAGGGTTCTCTGGCGATGAGCAAACGGTATTGAGAGTACATTGAACTCCTCTCCAGGTAACTCAACGTCCAAGGAGACATCAAAGGCTgggctatgccgcacacatcccgatgACTGACTGAATGTGTGTGTCGGGATGTGTGCGGTATAACCCAGCCCTTGGATGCTCCCTGGACACTCCCTGGGCATTGGGTT
The nucleotide sequence above comes from Telopea speciosissima isolate NSW1024214 ecotype Mountain lineage chromosome 3, Tspe_v1, whole genome shotgun sequence. Encoded proteins:
- the LOC122656915 gene encoding protein MEI2-like 4 isoform X2, with protein sequence MPSEIMDQRGLSPSSFFYEEMRFPAERQVGFWKPESMPDQHGVGIPGISRTSGIKSVGSSPLEKLVPVGARSIECLELPQNYLRRDQKLKLSLERPVVGAERTANLSLTSWGSMDQDAGARPNLYVQPASYLVEGNKIDLNGAQYENSLFSSSLSEIFNGKLRLPSNDVLFGHSVGSIASHYEQEEPFESLEEIEAQTIGNLLPDDEDLLSGVIDEIEYIAQPNSGDDIEDFDLFSSGGGMELEGDDGSSGAQRNSDFSGGILNGQLGGSNSSVAGEHPYGEHPSRTLFVRNINSNVEDSELKALFEQYGDIRTLYTACKHRGFVMISYYDIRAARNAMRALQNKPLRRRKLDIHFSIPKDNPSEKDINQGTLVVFNLDSSVSNDDLRQIFGVYGEIKEIRETPHKCHHRFIEFYDVRAAEAALRALNRSDIAGKRIKLEPSRPGGARRLMQQFSPELEQEESIVCHQQGSPPTDSPSDCFGPVSHGAIASTCIENGASQGVNSTIRPPMSPFIENAFLHGISSSVPNSIPSPVRVASVGNQSGLVEPNHSFGHMKFGFQGMPSFHPHSLPDYPDGLASGMPYNSPGTMAANINPRPEVIDNRHLHRVGSNGQSVELNEGVFGSAGNGSCPLHGHHYMWSNSNSYHPPPAPMMWPNSPSFVNGVHSRPPAQLHGVARAPSHILNTVLPIHHHHHVGSAPAVNPSIWERRHTYAGESPDGSSFHPGSLGSMGFSGSSNLHPLEHASHNVFHVGGNCIDPSISSTSVGMHSPQQRRHMFPSRNPMVPMPRSFDAPNERIRSRRSESGPNQMDNKKQYELDIDRIVHGEDTRTTLMIKNIPNKYTSKMLLAAIDEHHRGTYDFIYLPIDFKNKCNVGYAFINMIDSLHIVPFYQAFNGKKWEKFNSEKVASLAYARIQGKAALIAHFQNSSLMNEDKRCRPILFHSDGPNAGDQEPFPMGINIRSRPTKPRTSGIEENHQGSPSTSANGEESSNGTDSLSGSAKDSE
- the LOC122656915 gene encoding protein MEI2-like 4 isoform X4; translated protein: MPSEIMDQRGLSPSSFFYEEMRFPAERQVGFWKPESMPDQHGVGIPGISRTSGIKSVGSSPLEKLVPVGARSIECLELPQNYLRRDQKLKLSLERPVVGAERTANLSLTSWGSMDQDAGARPNLYVQPASYLVEGNKIDLNGAQYENSLFSSSLSEIFNGKLRLPSNDVLFGHSVGSIASHYEQEEPFESLEEIEAQTIGNLLPDDEDLLSGVIDEIEYIAQPNSGDDIEDFDLFSSGGGMELEGDDGSSGAQRNSDFSGGILNGQLGGSNSSVAGEHPYGEHPSRTLFVRNINSNVEDSELKALFEQYGDIRTLYTACKHRGFVMISYYDIRAARNAMRALQNKPLRRRKLDIHFSIPKDNPSEKDINQGTLVVFNLDSSVSNDDLRQIFGVYGEIKEIRETPHKCHHRFIEFYDVRAAEAALRALNRSDIAGKRIKLEPSRPGGARRCLMQQFSPELEQEESIVCHQQGSPPTDSPSDCFGPVSHGAIASTCIENGASQGVNSTIRPPMSPFIENAFLHGISSSVPNSIPSPVRVASVGNQSGLVEPNHSFGHMKFGFQGMPSFHPHSLPDYPDGLASGMPYNSPGTMAANINPRPEGNVFGSAGNGSCPLHGHHYMWSNSNSYHPPPAPMMWPNSPSFVNGVHSRPPAQLHGVARAPSHILNTVLPIHHHHHVGSAPAVNPSIWERRHTYAGESPDGSSFHPGSLGSMGFSGSSNLHPLEHASHNVFHVGGNCIDPSISSTSVGMHSPQQRRHMFPSRNPMVPMPRSFDAPNERIRSRRSESGPNQMDNKKQYELDIDRIVHGEDTRTTLMIKNIPNKYTSKMLLAAIDEHHRGTYDFIYLPIDFKNKCNVGYAFINMIDSLHIVPFYQAFNGKKWEKFNSEKVASLAYARIQGKAALIAHFQNSSLMNEDKRCRPILFHSDGPNAGDQEPFPMGINIRSRPTKPRTSGIEENHQGSPSTSANGEESSNGTDSLSGSAKDSE
- the LOC122656915 gene encoding protein MEI2-like 4 isoform X3; this translates as MPSEIMDQRGLSPSSFFYEEMRFPAERQVGFWKPESMPDQHGVGIPGISRTSGIKSVGSSPLEKLVPVGARSIECLELPQNYLRRDQKLKLSLERPVVGAERTANLSLTSWGSMDQDAGARPNLYVQPASYLVEGNKIDLNGAQYENSLFSSSLSEIFNGKLRLPSNDVLFGHSVGSIASHYEQEEPFESLEEIEAQTIGNLLPDDEDLLSGVIDEIEYIAQPNSGDDIEDFDLFSSGGGMELEGDDGSSGAQRNSDFSGGILNGQLGGSNSSVAGEHPYGEHPSRTLFVRNINSNVEDSELKALFEQYGDIRTLYTACKHRGFVMISYYDIRAARNAMRALQNKPLRRRKLDIHFSIPKDNPSEKDINQGTLVVFNLDSSVSNDDLRQIFGVYGEIKEIRETPHKCHHRFIEFYDVRAAEAALRALNRSDIAGKRIKLEPSRPGGARRCLMQQFSPELEQEESIVCHQQGSPPTDSPSDCFGPVSHGAIASTCIENGASQGVNSTIRPPMSPFIENAFLHGISSSVPNSIPSPVRVASVGNQSGLVEPNHSFGHMKFGFQGMPSFHPHSLPDYPDGLASGMPYNSPGTMAANINPRPEVIDNRHLHRVGSNGQSVELNEVFGSAGNGSCPLHGHHYMWSNSNSYHPPPAPMMWPNSPSFVNGVHSRPPAQLHGVARAPSHILNTVLPIHHHHHVGSAPAVNPSIWERRHTYAGESPDGSSFHPGSLGSMGFSGSSNLHPLEHASHNVFHVGGNCIDPSISSTSVGMHSPQQRRHMFPSRNPMVPMPRSFDAPNERIRSRRSESGPNQMDNKKQYELDIDRIVHGEDTRTTLMIKNIPNKYTSKMLLAAIDEHHRGTYDFIYLPIDFKNKCNVGYAFINMIDSLHIVPFYQAFNGKKWEKFNSEKVASLAYARIQGKAALIAHFQNSSLMNEDKRCRPILFHSDGPNAGDQEPFPMGINIRSRPTKPRTSGIEENHQGSPSTSANGEESSNGTDSLSGSAKDSE
- the LOC122656915 gene encoding protein MEI2-like 4 isoform X1, translated to MPSEIMDQRGLSPSSFFYEEMRFPAERQVGFWKPESMPDQHGVGIPGISRTSGIKSVGSSPLEKLVPVGARSIECLELPQNYLRRDQKLKLSLERPVVGAERTANLSLTSWGSMDQDAGARPNLYVQPASYLVEGNKIDLNGAQYENSLFSSSLSEIFNGKLRLPSNDVLFGHSVGSIASHYEQEEPFESLEEIEAQTIGNLLPDDEDLLSGVIDEIEYIAQPNSGDDIEDFDLFSSGGGMELEGDDGSSGAQRNSDFSGGILNGQLGGSNSSVAGEHPYGEHPSRTLFVRNINSNVEDSELKALFEQYGDIRTLYTACKHRGFVMISYYDIRAARNAMRALQNKPLRRRKLDIHFSIPKDNPSEKDINQGTLVVFNLDSSVSNDDLRQIFGVYGEIKEIRETPHKCHHRFIEFYDVRAAEAALRALNRSDIAGKRIKLEPSRPGGARRCLMQQFSPELEQEESIVCHQQGSPPTDSPSDCFGPVSHGAIASTCIENGASQGVNSTIRPPMSPFIENAFLHGISSSVPNSIPSPVRVASVGNQSGLVEPNHSFGHMKFGFQGMPSFHPHSLPDYPDGLASGMPYNSPGTMAANINPRPEVIDNRHLHRVGSNGQSVELNEGVFGSAGNGSCPLHGHHYMWSNSNSYHPPPAPMMWPNSPSFVNGVHSRPPAQLHGVARAPSHILNTVLPIHHHHHVGSAPAVNPSIWERRHTYAGESPDGSSFHPGSLGSMGFSGSSNLHPLEHASHNVFHVGGNCIDPSISSTSVGMHSPQQRRHMFPSRNPMVPMPRSFDAPNERIRSRRSESGPNQMDNKKQYELDIDRIVHGEDTRTTLMIKNIPNKYTSKMLLAAIDEHHRGTYDFIYLPIDFKNKCNVGYAFINMIDSLHIVPFYQAFNGKKWEKFNSEKVASLAYARIQGKAALIAHFQNSSLMNEDKRCRPILFHSDGPNAGDQEPFPMGINIRSRPTKPRTSGIEENHQGSPSTSANGEESSNGTDSLSGSAKDSE